The Lucilia cuprina isolate Lc7/37 chromosome 5, ASM2204524v1, whole genome shotgun sequence genome includes a window with the following:
- the LOC111690725 gene encoding probable RNA helicase armi, producing the protein MITILRNLWVSREARKNELAEKLEEEQNKLDLEIDKENINHNAEPISCMKHIIQTTKTSSVEPNGSTECFKRTGIITALKSNHGSIDHAIFFDMNVALSVANELKTGCRVEYLAYKHQETDHIKVIKIDQVIDQYWDEEAISEEKIEAKIKELKTERPTFFNTHQRNILGLISERKPDSIIVDTDYKTMNIHLDSVEIDFIPKEGDRVYICCNVQSDEHFVDRNGEILEEVSVHPARLMKSEKCTVKRLYNDWGVLNQDAYFTFDVLPAACKLNLGDIVSADLIECERGEYVWRCIKLTVLEQIYESQINGNTTLRLEQRTENRAITVSPDINCVFNSLNQEEIIECTCTNNCDRTFRGNIEFFGRKGKTQVHLIEPQPGIPFILEPNAKRSIKFKVESKYLGQSNEQFVIQFESFRIKRSISIIVCETEAEAEAIKQNLAIEVDVERNENTPVVGSRNQTYRSRHYANQIWSNRGEVVPGVGIAPKRRFVAQRIGYFEVPERLRKMYLTCENKHEMLDHIEQMFPSIQQELCLTNYTSRFQTLIYLEEIECFVNFRNYDRERAHFTRDGEYLSLAIENLSERRPSLVLGDVVRAINPWSDRDSDKRSYDGVIHKVLFNRVLLKFNAGFQQKYNGEDYRLEFYFSRFGFRKQHFAVERVVRHLGEKFLFPSNVSLREQPQLDVQLDEDNNIISQGTTYKWYNESLNPIQKMAVFKILRGEVKNMPYVIFGPPGTGKTITLVETILQLIKHLPSARLLVGTPSNSSADLITSRLIESGDLCPGDFIRLVSQNQIEKELVPEHLMPYCATIDIAADGTCNDSMIVTESGLKLKCQMKFLGRHRVTISTCSTLGNFLQMDFPRGHFTHVLIDESGQCSEPEIMVAITQVSKYRGQVILAGDPLQLQAIVTNRYAGEKGLSTSFLERLLARSPYLKDLIRYPKTCGFDPRLVTKLLYSYRALPSILHIYNKLFYDSELIPNISENNSREAEMINKICDLLPESEIRSKAHGVFFYGMLSENMQEKDSPSWYNPHEAKNVFLMTLQLYRKNIKPESIGIITPYTKQVKHLRNLFITADIAMPKIGSVEEFQGQERDIILISTVRSTQKYVPNDIRHSLGFVHCAKRINVAISRARYLLYIFGNPYLLVLDPCWRTFIKYCVDNDAYLGCDLPVEMYESKNSTNMQDNAIGEICIPNQNNNLII; encoded by the exons ATGATAacgattttaagaaatttgtggGTCTCCAGAGAAGCTCGCAAAAATGAACTGGCCGAAAAACTGGAAGAAGAACAAAATAAACTTGATTTGGAAATTGATAAGGAAAATATCAACCACAATGCAGAACCAATATCCTGTATGAAACATAttatacaaacaacaaaaacatcatcTGTGGAACCAAACGGAAGCACCGAATGTTTTAAACGTACCG GCATTATAACTGCTTTGAAAAGTAATCATGGCTCCATTGATCATGCCATATTCTTTGATATGAATGTGGCCTTATCAGTGGCCAATGAATTGAAAACTGGTTGTCGCGTTGAGTATTTGGCTTATAAACACCAGGAAACCGATCATATAAAAGTGATTAAGATTGACCAAGTTATAGACCAATATTGGGATGAAGAAGCAATCTCAGAAGAAAAG ATTGAAgccaaaataaaagaattaaagaCCGAGCGACCGACATTTTTTAATACACATCAGCGTAATATATTGGGCTTAATATCAGAACGTAAACCTGATTCTATAATAGTCGATACAGACTATAAAACTATGAACATTCATTTGGACTCGGTCGAAATTGATTTTATACCTAAGGAGGGTGATCGTGTGTATATCTGTTGTAATGTTCAAAGTGATGAACATTTTGTTGATCGTAATGGCGAAATATTGGAAGAGGTTAGTGTACATCCTGCACGCCTAATGAAAAGTGAGAAATGCACCGTTAAGCGTTTGTACAATGATTGGGGAGTCCTTAACCAAGATGCCTATTTTACGTTTGATGTTTTGCCAGCAGCATGCAAGTTGAATTTAGGTGACATTGTTAGTGCCGATCTTATTGAGTGTGAAAGG ggCGAATATGTTTGGCGCTGCATTAAACTAACAGTTTTGGAACAAATTTACGAATCTCAAATCAATGGCAACACTACACTTCGTTTAGAGCAACGCACGGAGAATCGTGCCATAACAGTAAGTCCTGATATAAATTGTGTTTTCAATAGTTTAAATCAGGAGGAGATAATAGAATGTACTTGTACCAACAATTGTGATCGGACTTTTCGCGGAAACATAGAGTTTTTCGGTCGTAAGGGTAAGACACAAGTGCATTTAATAGAACCTCAGCCGGGCATTCCCTTCATTCTGGAACCCAATGCAAAACgctcaataaaatttaaagtcgAGTCAAAATATCTTGGTCAAAGTAATGAACAATTTGTTATACAATTTGAAAGTTTTCGCATTAAGCGCAGTATATCAATAATTGTATGTGAAACGGAGGCAGAAGCTGAGGCTATCAAACAAAATTTGGCTATTGAAGTGGATGTAGAACGTAATGAAAATACCCCCGTTGTAGGTAGCCGTAATCAAACATATCGTTCGCGACATTATGCGAATCAG ATTTGGTCTAATCGTGGTGAAGTAGTACCAGGTGTTGGTATTGCTCCTAAACGCCGTTTTGTTGCTCAACGCATAGGTTACTTTGAAGTACCGGAACGTTTGCGCAAAATGTATTTAACCTGTGAAAATAAACATGAAATGTTGGATCATATTGAACAAATGTTTCCAAGTATTCAACAGGAACTTTGTTTAACTAACTATACATCTCGTTTTCAAACTTTAATCTACTTGGAGGAAATCgaatgttttgttaattttcgcAATTATGACCGTGAACGTGCTCATTTTACTAGAGATGGTGAATATCTATCGCttgctattgaaaatttaaGTGAACGACGTCCTTCATTGGTTTTGGGTGATGTTGTACGCGCTATAAATCCCTGGAGTGATAGAGATTCGGATAAACGTAGTTATGACGGTGTTATACACAAGGTTCTATTCAATAGAGTTTTACTAAAATTCAATGCAGGATTTCAGCAAAAGTATAATGGCGAAGATTAtcgtttagaattttatttttcacgtTTCGGTTTTCGCAAACAACATTTTGCTGTTGAACGCGTGGTCAGGCATTTGGGAGAAAAGTTTCTATTTCCCTCTAATGTTAGTTTGCGCGAACAGCCACAACTTGATGTACAGTTGGACGAggataataatattatttctcagGGTACGACTTACAAATGGTATAATGAGTCTTTAAATCCCATACAAAAAATGGCGGTATTTAAAATCCTTCGTGGCGAAGTTAAAAATATGCCTTATGTTATATTTGGACCACCAGGCACGGGTAAAACTATTACTCTAGTAGAGACCATACTGCAGTTGATTAAACACTTGCCGAGTGCAAGACTTTTGGTGGGAACACCTTCTAACAGTTCAGCCGATTTAATAACATCTCGTTTAATAGAAAGTGGTGATCTTTGCCCGGGAGATTTTATACGTCTGGTGTCACAAAACCAAATTGAAAAGGAACTAGTGCCAGAGCATCTTATGCCATATTGTGCCACTATTGATATAGCAGCAGATGGTACTTGTAATGATTCCATGATAGTCACTGAATCGGGACTTAAACTAAAGtgtcaaatgaaatttttgggACGTCATCGTGTCACCATTAGCACCTGTTCAACTTTGGGAAATTTTCTGCAAATGGATTTTCCTAGAGGCCATTTTACACATGTTTTAATCGACGAATCCGGTCAGTGCTCGGAACCTGAAATAATGGTAGCTATTACACAGGTATCGAAATATCGTGGCCAAGTTATTCTGGCCGGCGATCCCTTGCAATTGCAGGCAATTGTAACAAATCGTTATGCTGGCGAAAAAGGTCTGTCCACCTCTTTTCTGGAACGTTTACTTGCCCGTTCGCCTTATTTAAAGGATCTTATACGTTATCCTAAAACTTGTGGTTTTGATCCACGTTTGGTTACCAAACTTCTATACAGTTATCGTGCACTGCCTTCCATACTTCATATATACAACAAACTCTTCTATGATTCTGAATTAATACCAAATATAAGCGAAAATAATTCTCGTGAAGCTGaaatgatcaataaaatatgtgATTTATTGCCTGAATCGGAAATTCGTTCGAAAGCACACGGTGTCTTCTTCTATGGCATGTTAAGTGAAAATATGCAAGAAAAAGATTCACCGTCATGGTACAATCCCCATGAAGCTAAAAAT gTTTTCCTCATGACTTTACAACTTTatcgaaaaaatataaaacccgAAAGCATTGGTATTATAACACCCTACACGAAACAAGTAAAACATTTGCGTAACCTTTTCATTACAGCTGATATTGCTATGCCGAAAATTGGTTCGGTAGAGGAGTTTCAGGGACAG GAACGtgatataatattaatttccaCTGTACGATCTACACAGAAATACGTACCAAATGATATACGACATTCTTTAGGATTTGTTCATTGTGCAAAACGTATTAATGTGGCAATATCTCGTGCTCGTTATCTTTTATACATCTTTGGTAATccatatttattagttttagatCCGTGCTGGCgcacatttataaaatattgtgtgGACAATGATGCGTACTTAGGCTGTGATTTACCTGTCGAAATGTACGAATCGAAAAACTCCACAAACATGCAGGATAACGCAATTGGCGAAATTTGCATTCCAaatcaaaataacaatttaataatttga
- the LOC124420339 gene encoding uncharacterized protein LOC124420339 isoform X2: MSAELPSISEEPSSSNPSEKAEVKTDKTFSRYRSLIVTECGFKITTTENYLKRLQNLRKELNYINETDWMYDSLDRKHNP; this comes from the exons ATGTCTGCGGAGCTGCCCAGCATATCCGAAGAGCCCAGTTCATCCAATCCCAGTGAG AAAGCCGAAGTTAAAACTGATAAAACCTTCTCACGTTATCGTTCTCTAATTGTAACCGAGTGTGGTTTTAAAATAACCACGACGGAAAATTATTTGAAGCGTTTGCAAAATTTGCGTAAAGAATTGAATTACATTAACGAAACCGATTGGATGTATGATTCTTTGGATAGAAAGCACAATCCTTAA
- the LOC124420339 gene encoding uncharacterized protein LOC124420339 isoform X1 yields the protein MSAELPSISEEPSSSNPSETQKAEVKTDKTFSRYRSLIVTECGFKITTTENYLKRLQNLRKELNYINETDWMYDSLDRKHNP from the exons ATGTCTGCGGAGCTGCCCAGCATATCCGAAGAGCCCAGTTCATCCAATCCCAGTGAG ACACAGAAAGCCGAAGTTAAAACTGATAAAACCTTCTCACGTTATCGTTCTCTAATTGTAACCGAGTGTGGTTTTAAAATAACCACGACGGAAAATTATTTGAAGCGTTTGCAAAATTTGCGTAAAGAATTGAATTACATTAACGAAACCGATTGGATGTATGATTCTTTGGATAGAAAGCACAATCCTTAA